Below is a window of Tissierellales bacterium DNA.
TATATGACTAAAAAAATCTCATAGGCAAATTTGCATATGAGATTTTTAAAAATCACATAAAATTAATTATTTTTTTAAAACAAATATAATATTTATTCATTTCCTAAGGTTCTTAATATTTCATCTAATTTTATTAGTTGTTCTTCATTTAGTAAAGGTTTAATGGAATCAAGTTTTTCAAGCATTTCTCGATACTCTTCTGCATTCATATTTTTCTCCATTTCCTTATTTAATTGTATAATTTCGAAAAATATTTCTTTTTCTGATTTGTCACCATATTCCTCAGCCATATCCCTAAATTTGTCTAAGTCTTCTTCTTTAGGATTTAAGTTTTCTAATTCATTTAATATATCTTCAACATCCTTTTTTCCACTCATTCAAATTCCCCCCCTCAAGACATTATATTTAAAATTTATGAATTAGTGTTCAAATATATTACTTAAAATTTAAAAATATAATTGTAAACATTAAGACTTCCCTGCATAACATGGTACAAATATCTATTTTTTTGGGGGGACAATGTATGAATATAATAATATTATTATTTTTTTTCTCAATATTTAATGAAAGAAAGGATCTATTAGATTTTAATAAAAACTTTGCAATTGATGTAGATATTGATGTTCAAGATACAAAGGATAGATTAAATATTATGCGAAAAATTACTCCTTATTTTCCAAAAGAGTATATTCCTATTGTAAATAAGTCAATATTACTTACTACAAAAGTTTTAGCCATTTATCAAACTAAAACTTTTATTGAAACAGGCGAACCTTTTACTCCAGTAAAATATAAAGAAGTTGAGAATAATAAAGAAAGGTTAAATTATATAGTTACCACTCTAAAACAAGAAGTACCAGATGAGAATCTAAGATCCTTAATTACAAACTTAGAAATGATAATTAATATAGATAAGTATAAAGATATGTTTTTTACATTAAATAATATTATGACTAATTCAGAAAAAGCTATTGATATTGACAAACTATTAACCATGGCAAAACCTTTTATAGAAAATACAGATGAAGACCAAAAGGATCAATTATTAAATATGGCAAAAATGCTACAAAAATAATCCTGGGAATTCCCAAATATTATAGTTTTTATTGTATAATGTAAATGTATTAACAATTATTATTAGGAGGGAAACTTTTGTCTAAGGATAAAAAGATAATAAACGTTATTTCTAATTTAAATACAGATTCAACTAAAACTGCTGAATTATTAACTGAAAAATTAGAAAGTAAAAATTTTATAGTACCTAAAAATTATTCTAAAGATGCTGAATTAAATATTTGTATTGGTGGCGATGGAGGCTTTCTACGAACTGTACATGAACATAATTTCCCGAATATTCCTTTTGTGGGCATTAATACTGGCCATTTAGGATTTTTTCAAGAAATCCTTCCAGAAGATATTGATCGTTTTATAGATAAGTATATTAAAAAACAATATTCCATTGAGAAAATATTCTTAGTAGAGTCTAAAATATTTACAAAAACTGATTGTTTTGAACTTGTCTGTGTCAATGAATTTGTTGTAAAAGGTGTTGCTTCTAAAGTAATTCATTTAGAAGTTTACATAGAGAGTAACCATCTAGAAAAATTTAGTGGAGATGGCATTATAATTGCTACACCTGTGGGAAGTACTGCTTATAACTTCTCTAGTGGCGGTAGTATTGTATATCCTACTTTGAAAACTTTGCAAATTACACCTTTATCTCCTATTAGCTCCAAGGCTTATCGTTCATTACCTAATAGTGCTATAATTCCTGGAGATATGACTATTACAATAAAGCCTGAATATAGATATGAAAATTCAATTCTTCTAAACCTTGATGGAAATGAACGTAGATATGATAATATAACAAAAATTGACTTTAAAATATCTGATATGGTAATTTCTAGATTAAACTTTGATAGAAATATGTATTGGAATAATTTAAAAACTAAATTTTTATAAAAAGGGCTTGAAATTCAAGCCCTTTTTATAATATTACTTTTTCATTATATCAATCTATCCATTTCTTCAACTAATTCTTTGAATAGTTCTAATGCATTATTTACTGGTTCTTTATTAGCCATATTTACCCCTGCGTTTTTTAAAACATTTATAGGGTAATCAGAACTTCCACTTTTTAAGAAGTTTAAATATCTCTCTAAGCTTCCATTTTCTTTTTTTAATATTTTTTGTGATAAGGCAATCGCTGCTGAAAATCCAGTAGCATATTGATATACATAATAATTATAATAAAAATGAGGTATTCTTGCCCATTCCATTCCTATTTCATCATCTACAACTATATTTGGCCCATAATATTTCCTATTTAATCCTTTATAAGATTCAATTAAATAGTCTGCAGTTAAAGCGCCACCTTCTTCTACGTATTTATAAATATCCCTTTCAAATTCTGCAAACATAGTTTGACGATAAACAGTACCTTTAAATTGCTCTAAGAAATGGTTAATCAAATAAAGTCTTTCGTTATCATCCTTTACGTTCTCCAATAAATAATTTATTAAAATAGCCTCATTTAAAGTAGAAGCAACTTCTGCCACAAAGATACTATACCCTCCATATATAAAAGGTTGATTTTTTCTAGTAAAATAGCTGTGAACCGAATGTCCCATTTCATGAGCTATAGTAAATATGTTATCAAGAGTCTCATGGTAATTTAACAATATAAATGGCTTTGAATCATAACTTCCGCTAGAATAAGCTCCACTTCTTTTTCCCCTATTTTCATAAACATCAATCCATCTTGAATTAAACCCTTCTTTAACTACCTCTAAATATTCTTTTCCTAAAGGTTCTAGTCCCTTTAGCACTATATCTTTAGCTTCTTCATAAGATACTTTGATATCTACATCCTTAACAATAGGAGTATATACATCATAAAAATGTAATTCATCTACCCCCAAGGCCTTTTTTCTTATATCCATATATTTATGCATAGCATCTAAATTTTCATGAACCGAATCGATTAAATTATCATAAACAGATACAGGAATATTATTTTCATCTATAGCCGCTTCTAAACTTGAATCATAACTTCTTACTTTTGCATTAAATATATTTCCTTTAATACATCCATTTAAAGTAGAAACAAAGGTATTTTCAAATTCTTTATACCTACCATATAAGCCTTTATAAGCATTTTTTCTTACTTCCCTATTTTTATTCTCTAATAATGGGACAAAATTTCCATGGGTTATTTCAATATCCTGCCCTTTTTCGTCTTTAATTACCGGAAATTTTAAATCTGCATTATTAAGCATAGAAAAAGTATTACTAGAAGCATTTCTAATCTCGCCAGTTTGAGCTATGAGTGCTTCTTCTGTAGGAGATAGAACATGCTGTTTTTGTCTTAAAACCTCTTTTAAATACTGACCATATAATTTTAATTCCTCTTTCTCCTCAAAAAATCTACTTATATCTTTCTTTGATAAAGTAAGTATTTCTGGAACTATAAAAGACGTCTTTTCACTTACTAATACAGATAAATTCATAGCTCTATCATTTAAAGCTTGGTAGGTACTATTTCTACTATCTTCATCTAAACGCATATGGGTATAGGCAAAAACGTTATTAATTAATCTTAAAATTTTATCTCTCTTAGTTAAGACTTCATATAGACTATTGCTATTTTCTACTACCTTCCCTTTAAACTTAATAATTTCATCCGATAATTCTTTCACCTTATTAAAATCCTTTTCCCATAATTCATCACTTTCATACATAGATTTTAAATCCCACTTATATTCCCTAGGAATTTCATTTCTTTCTAATACTTCTCCTTTTTTTATAGCCATAAAAAAACCTCCTAAAAATTTATCCTTTGGTAATATTAATCTTGAATATTGTTTATTGCCTCCATCATAACATTTCTAGCAATTGGGGCAGCCCCTTGACCCCCTGTAGTCCCTTCATCTTCCAGAATAACACAGACAGCTACTTTAGGATCATCTGCAGGTGCAAAACCTATAAACCAAGAATGAGATTTACCAGTTGGATTCTCTGCAGTTCCAGTTTTACCAGCAACCCTTATATTATCAATTTTTGCATTAGTACCGGTACCACTATTAACTACTTGTGCCATCATATTTTTTAATTCATTAGCGTGGGAACTATCCATAGTGTTGGATAAAACTATTGTTTCATTTGTACTTATTGTATTCCCTTTAGGAGATATTACCTCCTTAACTAATATAGGCCTTACAATCTTCCCATTATTACCAACACCTGAAGCAACCATAGCCATATTTAACGGAGTTACAAGTACTTCACCTTGACCAAAACTTGATGCTGCTATATCAGTTTTTCCTAAATTCTTTTTATAAGGAAAGGAAGAGCTCGCAGTTGGTAAATCAAAAGGAATTTCCTTGTTTATCATAAACTTATCGGCAACTTCACCTAATCTATCTTTTCCTATTTGTAATCCCATATTCGCAAAATAAGTATTACAAGACTTTACAAGGGCCTCTTGTAAATCCAGATTTCCATGGGCAGTTTCACTATAATCTTTAAGAGTGTAACCTTCTACTGTTAAGGTTCCTGTACATTGGAAATTTTTCTCTACATCTGGACTTTCTAAAGCTGCTGCTGCAGTAATCACTTTGAAAGTAGAGCCGGGAGTATAAAGTCCTGTAATAGCCCTATTTAAAAATGGACTATCAGGATGTTCCATTATATTATTCCATTGTTCCCTTAAAGTATTAGGATTAAAATTTGGTTGACTTACCATGGAATATATTTCCCCCGTTTTAGGATTCATGGCTACTATAGCTCCTTTTTTACCATTAAGTAATTCATTGGAGTATTCTTGTAAACCATGATCAATAGTGAGCTTCAAAGAATTTCCTTCAGTACTAGGGGTAATAATATTTTGTATTTCTTGCAATGGGGTACTTTCCTTTATATTTAGCAATTCATTATTGTACTCTAACTCTAAACCAGCTTTTCCATATTCCCTATAACTATAACCTATAATATGGCTATAAATATTGTCAAAATTATAATGTCTTATAGTTGAGTCATCAGCTTTTTCACTATAAGCTAATATTTTTCCATTTCGATCAATAATGGAACCTCTTAATATGTTTTCTTCATTAATCCATAACCTTTTATTATAACTATTATTTTTTATTTTGCTAGCAGTAAATATTTGAAAATAACTTAAATATACTATTAGCCCTACAAATAAAATACAAACTGCTACAAATACTACTACCATCCTTTTTACTTCTTTATTCATGGTCTTCCACCTCTATCTCAATTTCTTCTGATGCTACCTGAAGTATACCTAAAGCTACAAAGCTGGCTATCATTGAGCTACCACCATAACTTACAAAAGGTAAGGTAATTCCTGTTAGAGGTATCATTTTTATAACTCCACCAAATATAATAAAAGCTTGGAACCCAAACATGATGGTTATACCAAAAGCAACTATTTTAAAGAATAAATCTTGTTGACTTAATGCTATTTTAAATCCTCTATAAACTAATATTAAAAATAGCATTATTACTGCCATACCAGTAAATAAACCCATTTCCTCACATATAGCAGAAAAAATAAAATCTGTATGAACTTCTGGTATAAAATCTGGATAACCTAAACCTATGCCAGTACCAAAAAAACCTCCACTAGCTATTGCGAAAAGGGATTGAGTTATTTGATAACCCTTATTATCTATATATTGCCAAGGGTCAAGCCATGTTTTAACCCTTATTCTCACATGATTAAATATAAAATAAGATACAAATGCACCTATTATAAATAGACAAATATTATAAAATATTAACTTCCTATCTTTTTCATATACAAATTGAATGGATAAAAATATTAAGTAAAATACTAAGGCCATTCCCAAGTCTTTTTGTAAAAATAAAAAACCTAGGAAAACATAAGCAGATATTAACATGTAATAGCCGCCTCTTCCATTTTTATCGTATTTATCTTTATTTACGTAATAAGATGCAATGAAAAATATAAACATCAACTTAACAATTTCAGCAGGTTGGAAACTAAACTTACCTAGTTTTATCCAGTTTTTAGAACCACCAATAGTACTTCCAAAAACTAAAGTAGCTAGGAACAATCCTAAAGATCCAGCCCCGTATAACCATATCCAGTTTTCCCAAACCTTAATTTTCTTTACAATAATATAGGTTAGAAAAAAAACTACAATACCTCCACTTACCCATATTACTTGCCTCATACCCAGATAGGGATCAATTCTATATATCATTAAAATCCCAATACTTAATAGCATAGACACAACTAAAAATATATAATAATCTCCTGAAGATATTTTTAATAGAAGAAAATTAGATATATATATTACAAATATTAATATAACACTTGAAATTAGTGTAGCCTTATCAATATTGTCTCTATCATGAGCAAATAGTAGCAATAATATTAAAATATGAAAAAAAACAAGAAGATTTCTTGGTACCCTGTAACTTGTAAGCTTTTTAAACATTCTTCCACTCCTTAATCCCTATTAACAAATAAAAATTCTACAGCTCCTAATTTTATTCTATCACCATTTTTTAATCTAACTACGTCCATTATTTTTTCTCCATTTACAATTGTACCATTTCCACTTTCCATATCTTCTAAGTAATAATCCCCTTCGTCTTTTACTATACGTAAATGTTCTCTTGAAATATAAGGATCTTTAATTATAATGCTGCTTTTATTGCTTCTTCCTATTGATACATTCTCATCTATTGGATAGTATTCCATTACCTTAAAGGGTAGTGTTTCTTTTCTATTTATTAACTTTAAGTAAGTATTTTTATCTACAGAAGATAAATTCATACCCTTTATATCTAAATAGATGAGACGAATAATATTTAGCATAAAAAGGTATACGATTATTATAAAGATGTATTTAAAAACCAATGAAAACATATTATACATTTGTTTACCTCCAAAGATTTCTTCTATTTTTAATATTATCATATTGCAAGCTTATTGTGAATAAGTACAAAGAAATCTTTAATACATTTAGTTTTATTTTCTACAATTATCTGATAAA
It encodes the following:
- a CDS encoding NAD(+)/NADH kinase — protein: MSKDKKIINVISNLNTDSTKTAELLTEKLESKNFIVPKNYSKDAELNICIGGDGGFLRTVHEHNFPNIPFVGINTGHLGFFQEILPEDIDRFIDKYIKKQYSIEKIFLVESKIFTKTDCFELVCVNEFVVKGVASKVIHLEVYIESNHLEKFSGDGIIIATPVGSTAYNFSSGGSIVYPTLKTLQITPLSPISSKAYRSLPNSAIIPGDMTITIKPEYRYENSILLNLDGNERRYDNITKIDFKISDMVISRLNFDRNMYWNNLKTKFL
- the pepF gene encoding oligoendopeptidase F is translated as MAIKKGEVLERNEIPREYKWDLKSMYESDELWEKDFNKVKELSDEIIKFKGKVVENSNSLYEVLTKRDKILRLINNVFAYTHMRLDEDSRNSTYQALNDRAMNLSVLVSEKTSFIVPEILTLSKKDISRFFEEKEELKLYGQYLKEVLRQKQHVLSPTEEALIAQTGEIRNASSNTFSMLNNADLKFPVIKDEKGQDIEITHGNFVPLLENKNREVRKNAYKGLYGRYKEFENTFVSTLNGCIKGNIFNAKVRSYDSSLEAAIDENNIPVSVYDNLIDSVHENLDAMHKYMDIRKKALGVDELHFYDVYTPIVKDVDIKVSYEEAKDIVLKGLEPLGKEYLEVVKEGFNSRWIDVYENRGKRSGAYSSGSYDSKPFILLNYHETLDNIFTIAHEMGHSVHSYFTRKNQPFIYGGYSIFVAEVASTLNEAILINYLLENVKDDNERLYLINHFLEQFKGTVYRQTMFAEFERDIYKYVEEGGALTADYLIESYKGLNRKYYGPNIVVDDEIGMEWARIPHFYYNYYVYQYATGFSAAIALSQKILKKENGSLERYLNFLKSGSSDYPINVLKNAGVNMANKEPVNNALELFKELVEEMDRLI
- a CDS encoding penicillin-binding transpeptidase domain-containing protein, coding for MNKEVKRMVVVFVAVCILFVGLIVYLSYFQIFTASKIKNNSYNKRLWINEENILRGSIIDRNGKILAYSEKADDSTIRHYNFDNIYSHIIGYSYREYGKAGLELEYNNELLNIKESTPLQEIQNIITPSTEGNSLKLTIDHGLQEYSNELLNGKKGAIVAMNPKTGEIYSMVSQPNFNPNTLREQWNNIMEHPDSPFLNRAITGLYTPGSTFKVITAAAALESPDVEKNFQCTGTLTVEGYTLKDYSETAHGNLDLQEALVKSCNTYFANMGLQIGKDRLGEVADKFMINKEIPFDLPTASSSFPYKKNLGKTDIAASSFGQGEVLVTPLNMAMVASGVGNNGKIVRPILVKEVISPKGNTISTNETIVLSNTMDSSHANELKNMMAQVVNSGTGTNAKIDNIRVAGKTGTAENPTGKSHSWFIGFAPADDPKVAVCVILEDEGTTGGQGAAPIARNVMMEAINNIQD
- a CDS encoding FtsW/RodA/SpoVE family cell cycle protein, whose product is MFKKLTSYRVPRNLLVFFHILILLLLFAHDRDNIDKATLISSVILIFVIYISNFLLLKISSGDYYIFLVVSMLLSIGILMIYRIDPYLGMRQVIWVSGGIVVFFLTYIIVKKIKVWENWIWLYGAGSLGLFLATLVFGSTIGGSKNWIKLGKFSFQPAEIVKLMFIFFIASYYVNKDKYDKNGRGGYYMLISAYVFLGFLFLQKDLGMALVFYLIFLSIQFVYEKDRKLIFYNICLFIIGAFVSYFIFNHVRIRVKTWLDPWQYIDNKGYQITQSLFAIASGGFFGTGIGLGYPDFIPEVHTDFIFSAICEEMGLFTGMAVIMLFLILVYRGFKIALSQQDLFFKIVAFGITIMFGFQAFIIFGGVIKMIPLTGITLPFVSYGGSSMIASFVALGILQVASEEIEIEVEDHE
- a CDS encoding FHA domain-containing protein; this translates as MYNMFSLVFKYIFIIIVYLFMLNIIRLIYLDIKGMNLSSVDKNTYLKLINRKETLPFKVMEYYPIDENVSIGRSNKSSIIIKDPYISREHLRIVKDEGDYYLEDMESGNGTIVNGEKIMDVVRLKNGDRIKLGAVEFLFVNRD